One stretch of Eretmochelys imbricata isolate rEreImb1 chromosome 1, rEreImb1.hap1, whole genome shotgun sequence DNA includes these proteins:
- the IRF5 gene encoding interferon regulatory factor 5 isoform X1, with protein MNAHPRRIRLKPWLIAQVNSNQYPGLQWVNPERKLFCIPWRHATRHVPTQDDENTVFKAWAKETGKYNEGVDEPDPAKWKANLRCALNKSREFKLIYDGTKDTPMQPYKIYEVCEGHQPNGDSLAGEDHTCCLGEEDEELQKMTTLTIADGSQGVEPLPSYVWPKQEVQYPSACGNGSFPPLGTQELLHPDVSAPPPPTVGAFTAGELPAQNPTGSMPLGGPGSLQNLPPADVSLQPMEQFIPDLLISPHMLPLTDLEIKFQYRGRPASSLTISNPHGCRLFHSSLEPTHEQVELFGPVTLEQVRFPSTEHIPHEKQRFYTHQLLDAMDRGLILELQGQDIYAVRLCQCKVFWTGPCAGERAGPNPIERERKIKLFSLESFLNGLILFQKGQTSTPPPFEIFLCFGEEWPDQKPKEKKLITVQVVPVAARILLEMFSGELSWSADSIRLQISHPDLKDKMVEQFKELHQLWQNQQSLQAPPASTLEPGPGPWAMQASSMQQ; from the exons ATGAACGCGCATCCCCGTCGCATCCGCCTGAAGCCCTGGCTCATCGCCCAAGTGAACAGCAACCAGTACCCAGGCCTGCAGTGGGTGAACCCCGAGCGCAAGCTCTTCTGCATCCCCTGGCGCCACGCCACCCGGCACGTCCCCACACAGGATGACGAGAACACCGTTTTCAAG GCCTGGGCCAAGGAGACTGGCAAGTACAATGAAGGTGTAGATGAGCCGGACCCAGCCAAATGGAAAGCCAACCTGCGCTGTGCCCTCAACAAGAGCCGCGAGTTCAAGCTGATCTACGACGGCACAAAGGACACGCCCATGCAGCCCTACAAGATCTACGAGGTGTGCGAGGGCCACCAGCCCAACGGAG ACTCGCTGGCCGGGGAGGATCACACCTGCTGCCTGGGCGAGGAGGATGAGGAG CTGCAGAAAATGACGACGCTGACGATAGcgg ATGGCAGCCAGGGCGTGGAGCCGCTCCCCTCCTACGTGTGGCCGAAGCAGGAAGTCCAGTATCCCAGCGCCTGCGGGAACGGGTCCTTCCCGCCGCTGGGCACCCAGGAACTCCTCCACCCGGACGTGTCGGCACCTCCGCCTCCCACCGTCGGTGCCTTCACCGCCGGGGAGCTGCCGGCCCAGAACCCTACCGGGAGCATGCCGCTGGGGGGGCCGGGCAGCCTGCAGAACCTGCCCCCCGCGGACGTGTCTCTGCAGCCCATGGAACAGTTCATCCCCGACCTGCTCATCAGCCCGCACATGCTGCCAT TGACCGACCTGGAGATCAAGTTCCAGTACCGCGGCCGGCCGGCCAGCTCCCTGACCATCAGCAACCCCCACGGGTGCCGGCTGTTccacagcagcctggagcccacGCACGAGCAGGTGGAGCTGTTCGGGCCCGTGACGCTGGAGCAGGTGCGGTTCCCGAGCACCGAGCACATCCCCCACGAGAAGCAGCGCTTCTACACCCACCAGCTGCTGGACGCCATGGACCGGGGCCTGAtcctggagctgcagggacaggacATCTATGCCGTCCGGCTGTGTCAGTGTAAGGTCTTCTGGACGGGGCCCTGCGCCGGCGAGCGGGCCGGCCCCAACCCCATCGAGCGCGAGAGGAAGATCAAGCTCTTCAGCCTGGAGAGCTTCCTCAACG GGCTCATCCTGTTCCAGAAGGGGCAGACCAGCACGCCGCCCCCCTTCGAAATCTTCCTCTGCTTCGGAGAGGAGTGGCCGGACCAGAAGCCGAAGGAGAAGAAACTTATCACTGTCCAG GTCGTGCCAGTGGCCGCCCGCATCCTGCTGGAGATGTTCTCTGGGGAGCTCTCCTGGTCGGCAGACAGCATCCGCCTGCAGATCTCCCATCCGGACCTGAAAGACAAGATGGTGGAGCAGTTCAAGGAGCTGCATCAGCTCTGGCAAAACCAGCAGAGCCTGCAGGCCCCCCCGGCCTCGACCCTGGAGCCAGGCCCGGGCCCTTGGGCAATGCAGGCCAGCAGCATGCAGCAGTGA
- the IRF5 gene encoding interferon regulatory factor 5 isoform X2, with translation MESQPALCPQQEPRVQADLRRHKGHAHAALQDLRDSLAGEDHTCCLGEEDEELQKMTTLTIADGSQGVEPLPSYVWPKQEVQYPSACGNGSFPPLGTQELLHPDVSAPPPPTVGAFTAGELPAQNPTGSMPLGGPGSLQNLPPADVSLQPMEQFIPDLLISPHMLPLTDLEIKFQYRGRPASSLTISNPHGCRLFHSSLEPTHEQVELFGPVTLEQVRFPSTEHIPHEKQRFYTHQLLDAMDRGLILELQGQDIYAVRLCQCKVFWTGPCAGERAGPNPIERERKIKLFSLESFLNGLILFQKGQTSTPPPFEIFLCFGEEWPDQKPKEKKLITVQVVPVAARILLEMFSGELSWSADSIRLQISHPDLKDKMVEQFKELHQLWQNQQSLQAPPASTLEPGPGPWAMQASSMQQ, from the exons ATGGAAAGCCAACCTGCGCTGTGCCCTCAACAAGAGCCGCGAGTTCAAGCTGATCTACGACGGCACAAAGGACACGCCCATGCAGCCCTACAAGATCTACGAG ACTCGCTGGCCGGGGAGGATCACACCTGCTGCCTGGGCGAGGAGGATGAGGAG CTGCAGAAAATGACGACGCTGACGATAGcgg ATGGCAGCCAGGGCGTGGAGCCGCTCCCCTCCTACGTGTGGCCGAAGCAGGAAGTCCAGTATCCCAGCGCCTGCGGGAACGGGTCCTTCCCGCCGCTGGGCACCCAGGAACTCCTCCACCCGGACGTGTCGGCACCTCCGCCTCCCACCGTCGGTGCCTTCACCGCCGGGGAGCTGCCGGCCCAGAACCCTACCGGGAGCATGCCGCTGGGGGGGCCGGGCAGCCTGCAGAACCTGCCCCCCGCGGACGTGTCTCTGCAGCCCATGGAACAGTTCATCCCCGACCTGCTCATCAGCCCGCACATGCTGCCAT TGACCGACCTGGAGATCAAGTTCCAGTACCGCGGCCGGCCGGCCAGCTCCCTGACCATCAGCAACCCCCACGGGTGCCGGCTGTTccacagcagcctggagcccacGCACGAGCAGGTGGAGCTGTTCGGGCCCGTGACGCTGGAGCAGGTGCGGTTCCCGAGCACCGAGCACATCCCCCACGAGAAGCAGCGCTTCTACACCCACCAGCTGCTGGACGCCATGGACCGGGGCCTGAtcctggagctgcagggacaggacATCTATGCCGTCCGGCTGTGTCAGTGTAAGGTCTTCTGGACGGGGCCCTGCGCCGGCGAGCGGGCCGGCCCCAACCCCATCGAGCGCGAGAGGAAGATCAAGCTCTTCAGCCTGGAGAGCTTCCTCAACG GGCTCATCCTGTTCCAGAAGGGGCAGACCAGCACGCCGCCCCCCTTCGAAATCTTCCTCTGCTTCGGAGAGGAGTGGCCGGACCAGAAGCCGAAGGAGAAGAAACTTATCACTGTCCAG GTCGTGCCAGTGGCCGCCCGCATCCTGCTGGAGATGTTCTCTGGGGAGCTCTCCTGGTCGGCAGACAGCATCCGCCTGCAGATCTCCCATCCGGACCTGAAAGACAAGATGGTGGAGCAGTTCAAGGAGCTGCATCAGCTCTGGCAAAACCAGCAGAGCCTGCAGGCCCCCCCGGCCTCGACCCTGGAGCCAGGCCCGGGCCCTTGGGCAATGCAGGCCAGCAGCATGCAGCAGTGA